In the genome of Lactuca sativa cultivar Salinas chromosome 3, Lsat_Salinas_v11, whole genome shotgun sequence, the window CACCGACCCTTCGCACCCCTAAACacaaaacacaaaaaataaaatatataattcgattaaaaattatttaaggaaaaataaaaaattgagtAGTTACATTAGAAATACAATCATGAAAATGCAAGCGAAGAAGCGAAGCAGCGATCCTGGAGTCGTTATTCATGGCTGACCAGAGGTTGAACTTAACGATTTTTGTTAAGTTAGGACAAGTGGAATCATAGAATTTGTAATCGAGTTGACTGTTGACTAATGGTTGAAAAATTAAGGAAAACATGAGAATAAGTGAACATTTTAAGGCACAAGGTTGATTCATGTTTGTGAATTGTAAATTGTAATGGATATTGAATTTGTTAGAAGTTTTATAGAAACATGGGTTTATATAGATGTTTTTTTGTCGAGTGGATGTGCCACTTAGAAAGAATTTGGAATTAGTCTACATCAAGGTCAAGTTGGTAGGTGGAGTTGgggttattaatatatatatgcaAGTGATTGTGGTCATTTGAAATTGAAAATTCAAGACACAAGGATTACACTAAGGTTGTATGTTTGATACGATGGAATGGAATTATAAAGGAACGGAATGGAATAGATCATTACATTCCATTGTAGTATTTGGGTTGGCTTGAAGGGATGGGATGAATCGTTTAAACATGTTGTTTGTTTGTGTATAACTAGAAAACTAATTAAAAACAAATttgtaaataaagaaaaataatgttatttttaGAAATAAACTTAATCAGATAAATATGGGTTATTGTTAGAAAAGTCCCATTATTCTGTTTTAgtttatggaaaagtcacaaacttttattttgttttttgaaCAGAAAAGTTTCTAATTTTACATGATATGATGATAATCCATCATtttctgttaaaaaaataaaataaaagacttTTCAGTTAATTTGGACAAAATATTATATAATCGGGACTTATCtgttcaaaaataaaagttaggAATTTTGCATAAACTATGACAAATAATGAAGACTTTTCCAGAATAACCCAGATAAATATTTATCGCttattaaaatacatatatattatatgtattttCGAAAAAAGTTATTTATCAGTTAAAAAATTGTTTACCTAAATATAAAAAGGTACTTTtagtttttctggaaaacaaaaaaaacagtttaattaaaattttgagaatttataaaaacattagtattattgatgattatataaataaaattaaattataattataCTATATACTTAAATTCTATGGTGTAAGAATGTTTAATTCATTGAGTTTTAGTGTAAGATGTCTAATCAGCATTTACTATAAGAGATTTTTTggtataatatataataatagaGATAAGGCTACAGGAAAGAAGAAGCAGATCTTAATGGCTGCTGAAGAGTTTCTAGATTTCTTTTCTTTCCTACATCAGCACCATTAAATAGTCAAACACTTTTAAGTCACTTAGCAAAGactttataatataatataatatacacATTTTGTCTTAAGCTAATGCAGCTTAGAAGAGCTCTGAAATAATTCTTAATGATAGTGGTAAGTATCATGTGTTAGGCGGCTTATCACTATTGATAGTGctaattaattcatttaaatataaaatagggTTTTTTACCGTAAAGTCACATTATTTTAGGAAATTTTTTGATAAAGTCCTAAAAAAAATTGAACAGAAAAGTCCccaattatttaaattttttaatagaACAACCCAAGAAACCGGTTAATTTATTCACTTTAGCCCCTTTTGACCTGATGAGCAGGTCATGGTATCAAATCGTTAATTTTCCCAAAAATGTAGGACTTTTTTGCAGATTTCTTCAAAATTTGTATATAATGTATAAGcatagtgtgtgtatatatatatatatatatatatatatatatatgtgtgtgtgtgtattttttatgttttatatacatatgtttacgtatttgtatgtattttaaatgtataaacctatttttttatgtatttatgtatttaaaaagtttttttatatagatatttatgtattttaaatgtataaccaTATTATTTTCaagtatttatatattttttactttAAGTCGTCTTCACCATTTCATCTAATTCCCAGAGCTTCTTCGTGTATGTCTAGATGGTTTTCCTACATACCCATATATTTTAAGTTTTTCCCATTTGTTTATCTTGAAATCAAACATCGAAttaaaaaacaaaagaataattTATGCACATACGAAAACTTCACCAGGCTCATGTGGCTTCAAGGGAACCCCAAGTTTTCGTATGTGCatctttttttgtttaatttcaaGATAAGCAAATGAGAAAAGCGTAAAATATGTGGGTATGCAGGAAAACCATCCAGACATACTCAATGAAGCTGTAGGAATTGGATGAAATGGTGAAGACGACTTAaagtaaaaaatacataaatacttaAAAATAATATGGTTATGCATTTAAAATAcagaaaaatacataaatatctatataaaaaaaacttcttaaatacataaatacataaaaaaaaaataggtttatacatttaaaatacatacaaatacgTAAACATATGTATGTAAAACtcaaaaaatataaatacataaatacataaagatacatataaatacgtaaaaaatacgtttatacattatatacaaattttgaagaaataatTTGGTCCCGTGCCCTGCGAACAGGTCAAAAAGGGATAAGTTTTAATAATCCCAGACTTTTCTGTTCAAATTTTTTTTTAGGACTTTATCAAAAAATTTCCTAAAATAATGGGACTTTACTGTAGAAAACCCATATAAAATATAGAGAATTCATGTATTTAATAGAAATAATAATTAATACGTACTTGTTTAGAAGCTTCCCTTTTGTCATTGACAACTAATCCGGTCTATGCCTTGACCGTTCTCTTCGGTTTTGCACCTGAAAAAAATGAGAATTCAATTTTTCTGCAAAAGGGTTTACTATTCCAACAACTTCTGAGCTGACCCACACTGTAGACAGTGGCCCACTAGATTGCTGACATAAGAGCAGAGTGTCCGTGAGTTAATCCACATTGGAATTGAAACCGTAACATCCATAATTTTGTATTTagtttattcattttaaatttaattaaggGCCCCATTGATGAGATTTAGATATTATGGGActataaaaataagaaaatggGAATTAAAATGATAAAATGTCAAAATTGGTAAAACCGAAAAGGAAAGTGCGTTGATGTTTTTGAAATGATCTCACTATGCTTTTTTAGCCTAAAGCTTATACTTTGGTGACATAGTTGACAATGGGAATTTTGATGATATCAACTACCAAACTCTCATGAAATATCAATGGTTGTCGCCTTTTTCTTTATAAAGATTTACAAGTTGGTTTAATtaattcatgatttatatatgCAAACCCACTAAAGCAATTAAATCCTTAAAAAACTATCAAAGCTTCAACTAAATTCCAATTAGTTTATGTTAGCCATTGTAAATATGATATGTAAACTGAGTTCATtaagtttttctttttaattctcCCAAATGTAccctttattaattataaaaaaactcaATCTTCTATATgtccttttatgtcattttacatatttcagctagcttatcaactagttttaccaaacgtcatTATTCATCAGCTAGTCACCAAGCATGGTCTTAATGTGCTCTTTAGTAAAGTAACATTCTTTCCTATATAAGATACATACTAAAGAAAGAATGATACTAAAGAAAGAGGAAATAAATAAGAAGGTAGTTTTCCTTAAAGTTTTAGATGTGTATTGTACAATGAATGCTATTTCATGATTTTTAAAAATTAGAAGAAAAACTAAATATGGAAATGAAAATTACCGTTAATGTCATCCTATTAGGTGAATTGGTAGAAGCTGGAATGTCAAGCTGGCTTGAGTTGTTCAAGAACCTATGTTCAAGTAACATTGTAGCTGTTGATCTTTCTGCAGGATTCCTAATAAAGCAACAATGCAAGAAGCTTTTTCCTTCAGGTGACATTGATTCAGGTATTGGTGGAGTCTCCTTCATCACCTTGAACATTGCTGCAGGCTGCAGTAAGATATATAGCAAATGGTGAATAATGAATTATGTTAACTTTCTATATCTGATCATAAGGATCAGgagggcattcacgtcttttgACAAGATAACTAGAGCCTAAAGTTTCAATTTTTGTGCCATTGAAATCAGTGGACAAACTTTCTAGGGCTACTTCTGACATGTGGATgaggagggcatttatgtcttttgcacaGATGAGAAAGTAGCTGCTGCTTACTTACCCCTTCAAACTCACTCCAAGGAGGTTTTCCATTCATCATTTCAATAATTGTACAACCCAAACTCCATATATCAACAGCTAGAGCAAGATCAGGATTAGAATCCTTTTGTGTCTCACCCTGTAAGAGCTACATTAAAGAGAATAATATCAATAATGAAAGAAAATTTGTAAATTGTAGAAAGTTCTGATGAGAAGAATAGTACCTCTGGAGCCATCCAATAGGGACTTCCTTTCAAAGAAAGATGTACTTGTCCACTGAGCTGTGTAACAAGATTAAAGTTTCAGTAAGTATgttgtataaaatataaataacacAATCAAGAACCaatacaaaaatattaagaaaCAGAAAACCAGAACATGACATGAGGTGTGAAGAATCTTTAATCTTACATGTTTAGCCATCCCAAAGTCAGCAAGCTTCACAACACCATTTGCATCAACTAGCAAATTAGCCCCTTTGATATCTCTACAAAACACATCACATAATCACTATCTAAAGTCAAAACACAACACCCTTTAAGATAATAAATAATCTTCAAATTTTGcatcaagaaacaaacatgtaaCTGTTACCTGTGTATGGTCTTTGTGCTATGCAAGTAGGCTAGCCCTGATACAATATGACGTGTAAAACTTCTTACAATAGATTCTGTCATTCCTCCAAAATGATCACGAGCATACTTATTGATTGAGCCAGGATGAACATACTCTAAATATATGTAAAGCCGGTTCCCAACCTGCATGTTCTTAATGTAAATCTCAAATTTTGCTTTGAAATAGAATAATTGGTAATTACAATTTGAAAAAAAGAGCTTACTATTTCGCTACCATAATATTGTACGATGTTTGGATGTTTAAGCTGGCTTAGAACATTGATTtcctgaaaaagaaaagaaggtATGAGTTATGAGTACTGGTCAGGTATAAGTAATCAAAGATATAAGGGGTTGATACTTGATAGAAACTACCAACCTGCTCTAATTGCTTTATAGACTCTGCAGATTTTGGGTCATCTGGTAATATTTCTACTTCTTTCATTGCACATAAAGCGCCAGTCTCTCTGTTAAAGAATGAAATGGTATTAGCCTATTAGGGTATGCTCTATGCACCATATGAGACAAATGAAGGTATACGGGATTTACACACCTGTTAGAGCCAACATAAACAGTTCCAAATGTCCCACGACCTATAAGCTTTCCCTTTTGCCATTGACTTTGTCTTGGTGTCACCGAATGAGGTTTGTTGTTAGTATTTGCTGGGGAAGAAGGTGGATGCACAGGAGCTCCTGGGGGGAGAGGCAAAGGGTGGACTGAAGCCGCTGACACCTGTGCATTGCTGCCATGTCGACTCATTGGACTTTCAATGGGCGATTTCTTGTGCAATGGAGAGCTTGATGGCGTAGGATTTTTGGTACTGGTTCTTATTTGAGGGCTATGAAGAGGTGAAGACAGCTCTGGTGGTGACCATACTTGAATTGCGTGGCTTGATATTGGAGTGGTTGGAGCACTGACAGTTGTACCATGTTTGTGTCCATCTCTTGAGCTTGATGAGAAATTGAATCGTTGAGGCGAATTCTGGAGAAACTTTGATTCCTTGCGTTCTGTATCCCTTGAGCGATCTAGGCTAGTTATGCTGAAATAGGAAACATGTTAAAGTGAAATCAAGGCATCTGACTGTATTCGATTCCATTTTATGACTAATCGATACACATTGCAAGCCACTGGATATACTTTTTGAAATTAAGTTGACCTAGATGTTGAATTTAGACGATTGCAGATGAGACTAATGATCCTAATATAACACCATGATCAGTAAAATCGAAGAGTTAGAGAATGAATAATAGGTTACCGAGGAGGTTCTTTTAAATCGCTGTGATTGGCATCGGAAACTCCTGTTTTCTTCACGGATTTCCTAATGGCGTCTTCCGGCGAAGGCAGGACGTACTTGGATGTCTGATTGGCGGCAGATTTACAGCGGAAACCGCGTTTTAGCAGAACTCGAAATTCAGGGAGAGGCAAAGTCTGAGGCGTGGAAATGGACCGGGAAGGCGTCTGGACAACGACGTCGTCATCGGTGAGGTGCTGGTCAGTCCTTGAGCTAGTAACACCGCGCCGGTGATGAGATCCTACCGGACGACTAGTGGAGAACAAGGAAACAGCATTGGACATACGACCGCCATTAGTCCTATTGTTAATATAGTTGTCATCGGCGGAGGAGGAGGGAGAAGAAACTGCGGTATCCCACCAATGCATTGCAATTCAGACCAAAACATGCGGAACAAGAGCAGTTACCTACAACACTGCCTCATAGCAAGTCAAGGAATCACAAAATAGCGAACGCATGGCACCACGGTGTTGCTCCggttcctctctctctctctctctctctctctctctctctctgcctCCGGCGAATGAAGCGGTTCACGATTCCGGTGCAGAAGGATAGGAGGGAAGGTGTCTCCGACTTGGCAATGATTTATATGCCCTTAATGTATTGACGGGAAGTCAAAACTTTGACTTTCCATATGCTTTAGTAGAACCTTTCcgtatttatcaaaacatttattAAACTTTGTCCCCTAAAACTAAAAGTCTACAACTaactaaaaagtaaaaacaaaGGTAGGAAAGtattgattgtttttttttttcccgATAGTAAAAAAGGTatcttgttttttttaaataatttattataggttgatttttattaaaaatgtttATAGGGTGTTTAAGAGTGTTAATTTAACAACATCCAGTATTATATATAGGTGATATATATGATTTTATCATAATTTGCCTATAATAGAATGTGGTGATATTTTTacctttaaaaaataaaaaagaaagataaaattaaaaaaacaaacaacttaAA includes:
- the LOC111881416 gene encoding mitogen-activated protein kinase kinase kinase 5 isoform X1, which encodes MHWWDTAVSSPSSSADDNYINNRTNGGRMSNAVSLFSTSRPVGSHHRRGVTSSRTDQHLTDDDVVVQTPSRSISTPQTLPLPEFRVLLKRGFRCKSAANQTSKYVLPSPEDAIRKSVKKTGVSDANHSDLKEPPRITSLDRSRDTERKESKFLQNSPQRFNFSSSSRDGHKHGTTVSAPTTPISSHAIQVWSPPELSSPLHSPQIRTSTKNPTPSSSPLHKKSPIESPMSRHGSNAQVSAASVHPLPLPPGAPVHPPSSPANTNNKPHSVTPRQSQWQKGKLIGRGTFGTVYVGSNRETGALCAMKEVEILPDDPKSAESIKQLEQEINVLSQLKHPNIVQYYGSEIVGNRLYIYLEYVHPGSINKYARDHFGGMTESIVRSFTRHIVSGLAYLHSTKTIHRDIKGANLLVDANGVVKLADFGMAKHLSGQVHLSLKGSPYWMAPELLQGETQKDSNPDLALAVDIWSLGCTIIEMMNGKPPWSEFEGPAAMFKVMKETPPIPESMSPEGKSFLHCCFIRNPAERSTATMLLEHRFLNNSSQLDIPASTNSPNRMTLTQSSGPLSTVWVSSEVVGIVNPFAEKLNSHFFQVQNRRERSRHRPD
- the LOC111881416 gene encoding mitogen-activated protein kinase kinase kinase 5 isoform X2, translated to MHWWDTAVSSPSSSADDNYINNRTNGGRMSNAVSLFSTSRPVGSHHRRGVTSSRTDQHLTDDDVVVQTPSRSISTPQTLPLPEFRVLLKRGFRCKSAANQTSKYVLPSPEDAIRKSVKKTGVSDANHSDLKEPPRITSLDRSRDTERKESKFLQNSPQRFNFSSSSRDGHKHGTTVSAPTTPISSHAIQVWSPPELSSPLHSPQIRTSTKNPTPSSSPLHKKSPIESPMSRHGSNAQVSAASVHPLPLPPGAPVHPPSSPANTNNKPHSVTPRQSQWQKGKLIGRGTFGTVYVGSNRETGALCAMKEVEILPDDPKSAESIKQLEQEINVLSQLKHPNIVQYYGSEIVGNRLYIYLEYVHPGSINKYARDHFGGMTESIVRSFTRHIVSGLAYLHSTKTIHRDIKGANLLVDANGVVKLADFGMAKHLSGQVHLSLKGSPYWMAPELLQGETQKDSNPDLALAVDIWSLGCTIIEMMNGKPPWSEFEGPAAMFKVMKETPPIPESMSPEGKSFLHCCFIRNPAERSTATMLLEHRFLNNSSQLDIPASTNSPNRMTLTVQNRRERSRHRPD
- the LOC111881416 gene encoding mitogen-activated protein kinase kinase kinase 5 isoform X4 — translated: MVGNRLYIYLEYVHPGSINKYARDHFGGMTESIVRSFTRHIVSGLAYLHSTKTIHRDIKGANLLVDANGVVKLADFGMAKHLSGQVHLSLKGSPYWMAPELLQGETQKDSNPDLALAVDIWSLGCTIIEMMNGKPPWSEFEGPAAMFKVMKETPPIPESMSPEGKSFLHCCFIRNPAERSTATMLLEHRFLNNSSQLDIPASTNSPNRMTLTQSSGPLSTVWVSSEVVGIVNPFAEKLNSHFFQVQNRRERSRHRPD